Proteins from a single region of Dyadobacter fanqingshengii:
- the xerD gene encoding site-specific tyrosine recombinase XerD produces MWQSYIKHFKNYLRLERSLSGNSVEAYVRDVEKLEEYLELAKIELPPAKINEEHLSAFLKYLSELGLAAHSQARMLSGIKAFFKYLLLENEITEDPTELLESPRLPRKLPDVLSYEEIETMLSAIDHSTPEGTRNRAIIEVLYSSGLRVSELTGLQLTHCYFDIGFLRILGKGDKVRLVPIGKEAIKYTQIYLDHVRNEIAPAKDAEDIVFLNRRGGQLSRVMIFIMIKDIVEKAGIHKNVSPHTFRHSFATHLIEGGASLRAVQEMLGHESITTTEIYTHLDRDYLRQVITEFHPRG; encoded by the coding sequence ATGTGGCAAAGCTACATCAAACATTTTAAAAATTATCTTCGCCTGGAACGCTCCTTATCGGGCAATTCGGTGGAAGCTTATGTAAGGGATGTTGAAAAACTGGAAGAATATTTAGAACTGGCAAAAATCGAATTGCCGCCTGCGAAGATTAATGAGGAACATTTATCAGCATTTCTAAAATATTTGTCTGAGCTTGGCCTCGCTGCACATTCCCAGGCGCGCATGCTTTCGGGCATAAAGGCCTTTTTTAAATATCTTTTGCTTGAAAACGAGATTACAGAGGACCCTACCGAACTTTTGGAATCCCCTCGCTTGCCAAGAAAACTGCCCGACGTGCTTTCCTACGAAGAAATCGAAACGATGCTTTCCGCTATCGACCATTCCACGCCGGAGGGAACGCGGAATCGGGCAATTATTGAAGTGCTGTACAGTTCAGGCTTACGCGTTTCGGAATTGACGGGCTTGCAGCTCACACACTGCTATTTCGACATTGGGTTTCTGCGGATCCTGGGAAAGGGAGATAAGGTAAGACTTGTCCCAATCGGCAAAGAAGCGATCAAATACACGCAAATTTATCTGGATCACGTACGAAATGAAATTGCCCCTGCTAAGGATGCTGAGGACATTGTTTTTCTCAACCGAAGAGGTGGCCAGCTGTCGCGCGTGATGATTTTTATAATGATTAAAGATATTGTGGAGAAAGCCGGGATTCATAAAAATGTGAGCCCGCACACTTTCCGGCATTCCTTTGCAACGCATTTAATTGAAGGCGGCGCCAGCTTGCGCGCAGTGCAGGAAATGCTAGGGCATGAGTCGATTACAACCACGGAAATCTACACGCACTTGGATCGCGATTATCTTCGTCAGGTTATTACCGAATTCCACCCGCGGGGTTGA
- the sppA gene encoding signal peptide peptidase SppA, which yields MLQFLKYVLATFVGIIIFLFVSMFILVGIGSMFSSEDEVVIEDKSVLKLDLNKPIQEVGVENPFAEIGGPFGGDENAVGLKDIIEALKIAQQDDNIKGIYLKTEGPEAGWATLEEIRNQLLEFKKSKKFIVTYGESYSEKGYYIASLADKIYLNPAGGMEWNGLSAEYSFFKGTFDKLEIKPLVFRVGEFKSAIEMFSRQDMSEASKKQSSELIGAINGNFLKNISASRNIPVAELKGLADSLAVDNPKSALQYKFITDLGYQDELEAYLKRNLKVEEKKKIAYVGVDKYLKGGKRSEDGDFNKRIGVLVAEGEITSGEGGDGNIGSEKFVKELKEIRENDKIKAIVIRINSPGGSALASDVMWREIQLTAKKKPVIASMSDVAASGGYYMAMGCDKIVAQPNTITGSIGIFGLIFNVTDFMNNKLGITFDGVGTSPHADWPTATRDMTEFEKSMIQKSVNEGYETFTKKAAAGRKMSVEKLKSLAQGRVWSGVEAKENGLVDVLGGVDDAIKIAAKAAKLNEGDYRVRYYPEKKKPFDEFVTKIMGDNEEKATTKALGDLAPYVKMYKKLTNMGGMQTRMPFELVIR from the coding sequence ATGTTACAATTTCTTAAATATGTCCTGGCCACTTTCGTCGGCATAATCATATTCCTCTTCGTTTCAATGTTTATTCTTGTCGGCATCGGATCCATGTTTTCGTCCGAAGATGAGGTTGTAATTGAAGACAAATCAGTGCTCAAACTGGACCTTAACAAGCCAATCCAGGAAGTGGGTGTTGAAAATCCTTTTGCTGAAATAGGCGGGCCATTTGGTGGTGACGAAAACGCGGTTGGATTAAAGGACATTATTGAAGCGCTGAAAATTGCGCAGCAAGATGATAACATTAAAGGAATTTATCTTAAAACAGAGGGTCCGGAAGCAGGATGGGCCACTTTGGAAGAAATCCGGAACCAGCTTCTTGAATTCAAAAAATCGAAAAAATTCATCGTCACTTACGGCGAATCTTACTCAGAAAAAGGCTATTACATTGCTTCATTAGCCGACAAAATTTACCTTAACCCGGCCGGCGGCATGGAATGGAACGGGCTCTCAGCCGAGTATAGTTTCTTCAAAGGCACATTTGATAAACTGGAAATCAAACCATTGGTTTTCCGCGTAGGTGAATTCAAAAGTGCTATTGAAATGTTCTCGCGCCAGGATATGAGTGAGGCGAGCAAAAAACAGTCGTCTGAGCTTATTGGCGCTATCAATGGTAATTTCCTCAAAAACATTTCTGCTTCCCGTAACATTCCCGTTGCGGAGTTGAAAGGACTTGCTGATTCTCTTGCAGTTGACAATCCAAAATCAGCATTGCAGTACAAATTCATCACGGACCTTGGTTACCAGGACGAGTTAGAGGCCTATCTGAAAAGAAACCTGAAAGTTGAAGAGAAAAAGAAGATTGCTTATGTGGGTGTTGACAAATATCTGAAAGGTGGAAAAAGATCCGAAGATGGTGATTTCAATAAAAGAATCGGTGTTTTGGTGGCTGAGGGAGAAATCACAAGCGGTGAAGGCGGCGATGGAAATATTGGTTCCGAGAAGTTCGTAAAAGAACTGAAAGAAATTCGTGAGAATGACAAAATTAAAGCCATCGTGATCCGCATTAACTCCCCGGGCGGAAGTGCGCTGGCATCTGATGTAATGTGGCGTGAAATTCAGCTTACTGCTAAAAAGAAGCCTGTTATCGCTTCTATGTCTGATGTTGCGGCTTCTGGCGGTTATTACATGGCCATGGGTTGTGACAAAATTGTTGCACAGCCAAACACCATTACAGGCTCTATCGGCATTTTCGGCCTGATATTTAATGTTACAGATTTTATGAACAACAAGCTTGGGATCACATTTGACGGCGTAGGCACAAGCCCGCATGCTGACTGGCCTACGGCAACCCGCGATATGACGGAATTTGAAAAATCAATGATCCAGAAGAGTGTAAATGAAGGTTATGAAACATTCACCAAAAAAGCGGCTGCCGGCAGGAAAATGTCGGTTGAAAAACTGAAAAGCCTTGCGCAAGGTCGCGTTTGGTCTGGTGTTGAAGCCAAGGAAAATGGGCTTGTTGATGTTCTGGGCGGTGTTGATGATGCCATTAAGATAGCCGCAAAGGCTGCCAAGCTTAATGAGGGAGATTACAGAGTTCGCTATTATCCTGAGAAGAAAAAGCCTTTTGATGAATTTGTTACCAAAATAATGGGTGATAACGAAGAAAAAGCGACGACCAAAGCACTCGGTGATCTTGCTCCCTACGTTAAGATGTACAAGAAGCTTACCAATATGGGCGGCATGCAAACCAGAATGCCATTTGAACTGGTGATTCGCTAA
- the aroQ gene encoding type II 3-dehydroquinate dehydratase, giving the protein MKKILILNGPNLNLLGKREPGVYGNQSFEDYFETLKGLFSDIELHYFQSNHEGALIDKIHEVGFTFDGIVINAGGYTHTSIALADALSAVTTPAIEVHISNIHAREAFRHHSYLTSRCKGMICGLGLRGYELAVHSFKN; this is encoded by the coding sequence ATGAAAAAGATCCTGATCCTGAACGGCCCTAACTTGAATCTTTTAGGCAAGCGCGAACCCGGCGTTTACGGTAACCAATCATTTGAGGATTATTTCGAAACGCTGAAAGGTCTTTTTTCGGACATAGAACTGCATTACTTCCAATCCAATCACGAAGGAGCATTAATAGATAAAATCCACGAAGTCGGTTTTACATTCGACGGCATTGTGATCAATGCGGGCGGTTACACGCACACGTCCATCGCACTTGCCGACGCCCTTTCCGCAGTAACCACACCGGCCATAGAAGTCCACATTTCAAACATCCACGCAAGAGAAGCTTTTCGTCACCACAGTTACCTTACTTCGCGTTGCAAGGGGATGATTTGTGGGTTGGGACTCCGTGGCTATGAACTGGCGGTTCACTCATTCAAAAATTAA
- a CDS encoding SixA phosphatase family protein, with protein MKKTLILVRHATAEDQTLLTKDFDRNLNSKGLGEAAVMGEWLAETNVRPDIFITSPASRAYKTAVITAEKLGVNVGLLISKREIYDGGPKAYLNAINGVSEEFSVLALFGHNPDITYFAEYISGTSLGSMKKGSVAIIEFENFKWEEISAKTGNLTLYKTPKQVRDVD; from the coding sequence ATGAAGAAAACCCTTATTCTCGTCCGCCACGCAACTGCGGAGGATCAAACTTTACTGACTAAGGATTTCGACAGAAATCTAAACAGCAAGGGGTTGGGAGAGGCTGCCGTGATGGGCGAGTGGCTGGCCGAAACCAATGTGAGACCCGATATTTTTATTACAAGCCCGGCTTCACGAGCTTATAAAACAGCGGTTATTACCGCGGAAAAGCTGGGTGTCAATGTTGGTTTATTGATTTCCAAGCGGGAAATCTACGATGGCGGACCAAAGGCTTACTTGAATGCGATCAATGGAGTGTCCGAAGAATTTTCTGTGCTTGCTCTTTTTGGGCATAATCCGGATATAACCTATTTTGCCGAATACATTTCCGGCACGAGTCTGGGTTCCATGAAGAAAGGAAGCGTTGCTATTATTGAATTTGAGAATTTCAAATGGGAGGAAATATCTGCCAAAACAGGAAATCTGACCTTATATAAAACGCCCAAACAAGTGCGGGACGTTGATTAA